GCCGTTTCCGGCATGGTATCGATGCCGTACTGCGCCTTCATTTTGCCGTTGACGAAGCGCCAGCCCAGGGTCGTGTCTTCGATTTTCGACGCGCGCGAGAACGCGCTGTCGGCCTTGCCCATCACGAACGGTGCGCGCGTCATGCTTTCCACGCCGCCGGCGATGATCAGCTCCGCCTCGCCTGCCTTGATCGAGCGGGCGGCCATGCCCACGGCGTCCAGGCTGGAGCCGCACAGGCGGTTGATGGTATTGGCCGGCACTGCGGCCGGCAAGCCCGCCAGCAGCGCGGCCATGCGGCCCACGTTGCGGTTGTCTTCGCCCGCCTGGTTGGCGCAGCCGTAGAACACGTCGTCGATGGCGGACCAGTCGACGGACGGGTTGCGGGCGATCAGCGCGGCGATCGGCAGCGCGCCCAGGTCGTCGGCGCGCACGCTGGACAAGGCACCGCCGTAGCGGCCGAAAGGTGTGCGCACGGCGTCACAGATAAAGGCTTCGTTCATGTTTGCTTCCTTGTTCGGGCTATCAGGAGAAAATCTTCGGGCGCTGGTCGACCACGCGGCGGGCCTTGCCCGTCAGCGTGCGTTCGATGCCGGCGGCGGCCACCAGGCGCACGCGCGTGCTCACGCCCACGTGCGTCTTGATGCGGTGTTCCAGTTCGCGCGCCAGGGCGTCCGTTTCGCTGGCCGAGAGGGTGGCCGTCAGGTCGATGCGCAGCTCGGCGATCACTTCGAGCTTGTCGAGGTGGCCGTCGCGCGTGACGACCAGCTGGTACTGCGGCGCCAGCTTCGGCATTTTGAGGATCAGCTCTTCGATCTGCGTGGGGAAAACGTTCACGCCGCGGATGATCAGCATGTCGTCGGAGCGGCCCGTGATCTTGCCGATGCGGCGCATGGCCCGCGAGGTCGGCGGCAGCAAGCGGGTCAGGTCGCGCGTGCGGTAGCGGATGATGGGCAGCGCCTCTTTCGACAAGGAGGTAAACACCAGTTCGCCCTCTTCGCCGTCCGGCAGCACTTCGCCCGTTTCCGGATCGATGATCTCGGGATAGAAATGGTCTTCCCAGATGACGGGACCGTCCTTGCTCTCGATGCATTCGGACGCCACGCCAGGTCCCATCACTTCGGACAGGCCGTAGATGTCGACGGCGTCGATGCCGGCGCGCGCTTCGATTTCCGAACGCATGGCGTCCGTCCACGGTTCGGCGCCAAAGATGCCCACCTTCAGCGACGATTCGGCCGGGTCCAGGCCCTGGCGCGTGAATTCCTCGATGATGTTGAGCATGTACGACGGCGTGACCATGATGATGGACGGCTTGAAATCCTGGATCAGCTGCACCTGCTTTTCCGTCTGCCCGCCGGACATCGGGATGACCGTGCAGCCGAGGCGCTCGGCGCCGTAGTGCGCGCCCAGGCCGCCCGTGAACAGGCCGTAGCCATACGAGATATGCACCATATCGCCCGCGCGGCCGCCGCCGGCGCGGATCGAGCGCGCCACCACGTTGGCCCAGGTATCGATGTCGTTCTGCGTGTAGCCGACCACCGTGGCCTTGCCCGTGGTGCCGCTCGAGGCGTGGATGCGCACCACCTGCTCGCGCGGCACGGCGAACAGGCCGAACGGGTAATTGTCGCGCAAGACTTTTTTGTCCGTGAACGGGAATTTGGCCAGGTCGGCCAGGGATTTGAGATCATCCGGATGCACGCCCGCTGCGTCAAAAGCGGCACGGTAATGGGGCACGTTGTCATACGCGTGCTTGAGCGTCCATTTCATGCGTTCGAGCTGCAGCGCCTGCAGTTCATCCTTGCTGGCGCGCTCGATCGGCTCGAGGTCATTCGGGGAAGGCGTACGTTGGACCATCATTGTCTCCTGTTTAATTCTTTAACTATTCAATCGGTTCCGGCAGTTCAAGCCTGCTCTTGTATGACTTCGCCCGCCACGCGGATCGACTTGCCCCGGAAGAGCGCGACGGCGCGGCCTTCCTGGTTGCTGACCTTGACGTCATAGACGCCGCTCTTGCCCGCCAGCGCCTGTTCGACGGCGTGCGCCGTCAGCACGTCGCCTTCGCGGCCCGGCGCCAAGTAGTCGATGGTGCAGCCGGCGCCCACGGTGTTCATGTTGTAGCTGTTGCAGGCGAAGGCGAAGGCGCTGTCGGCCAGGGCAAAAATGAAACCGCCGTGGCAGGTCTGGTGGCCATTGAGCATGTCGGCGCGCACCGTCATCGTCATGCGCGCATGGCCGGGACCCACGTCGGCCAGGGCGATGCCCATGGCGGCGGTGGCGTTATCGCGCGACAGCATGGAGGCGGCAGCCGCTTCGGCCAAAGCCTGAGCAGCGTGAATATGGTCTTCCTTATGCATGAAACGGTGCTCCATTGGCGAGTTTGCGGCGCAGCAGCGGCGAGACCCTGTAGCGGTCTTCGCCATAGCCTTGCGCCAGGTGGTGCAGCACGGTCACGATCTGTTGAACGCCGACCGCATCGGCCCAGGCCAGCGGTCCGCGCGGATAATTGACGCCCTTCTGCATGGCGATATCGACGGCATCCGCCGTGCACACGCCCTGGTTGACGGCGTCGGCCGCCTCGTTGGCCAGCATGGCGACGGTGCGCATGACGGCCAGGCCAGGCACGTCGTCCAGGCGCGTGACGGTGAAACCGGCCGCCTGGAACAGGCCGACGACGGCCGCGTAGGCGTCGTCGCTGCACTGGTCGGCACGGGCCACGGCGATGCGCTTTGCACTGGCGTAATCGAGCGCCAGGTCGAACAGCACCGTGTCCGGATGCTGGTTGTCGTGTGCGCGCTGGGTGGCGCTGCGCCCATCGGTCAGATAGATCGCGGCGCCATGGCAATGCAGGGCCGGCGCCTCGTCATGCGCCTGGCCTTCCTGCGTCACGCGGCGGCTGACGGTAATGCCGGCCTGCTCCAGGCGCTGCACCAGGCTGCGGATGATGCCACTGTGGCCCCGCCCGTCGCCGCCGATGGCGGCCGACAGGGCGACGAATTCCGGCTTCGGCTGCGCGCCTTCCGCCTGCGCCACGGGTGCAGGCGCACCTTCGCCATAGGGGTAAAAACCGCGGCCCGATTTGCGGCCAAGGAATCCCGCGTTGACCATTTCCTGCTGCAGCACGGACGGCGTGAAGCGCGGGTCGTTGAAATAGGCGCCGAACACGGACTGGGTGACGGAGAAATTCACGTCGTGGCCGATCAGGTCCATCAGTTCGAATGGCCCCATGCGGAAGCCGCCCGCTTCGCGCAGCACGGCATCGATGGTGGCGGCATCGCCCGCCTGTTCATTCAGCAAGCGCCAGCCTTCCGCATAGAACGGACGGGCGACCCGGTTGACGATGAAGCCCGGTGTCGATTTCGCATGCACGGGCTTCTTGCCCCAGGCGATGGACGTGTCATACACGGTGGCAGCGACCTGCTCGCTGGTGGCCAGCCCGCTGATCACCTCCACCAGCGCCATCAGGGGCACGGGATTAAAGAAATGCATGCCGACCAGGCGTTCCGGCCGGCGCAGCTTGGCGGCGATGGCCGTGACGGAGATCGACGAGGTATTCGTCGCCAGGATGCAGTCGTCGCTGACCAACGCTTCGAGTTCGGCGAACAGGCCGCGCTTGACGTCGAGGTTTTCCACGATGGCTTCCACCACCAGGGCGCAATCGCTCACATCGGCCAGGCTGCCGGCCGCCTGCAGGCGCGCCGTGGCGGCCGTGGCTTCGTCCAACGTCATGCGGCCCTTCTCGGCCAGCTTCGCATACATCTTGCCGATATCAAGCAAAGCCTTGCTCACCGCTTCCGCGCGCGTGTCGTACAGTTTGACCGTGTAGCCGGCCGCTGCCGCCACCTGCGCGATGCCGGCGCCCATGGCGCCGCTGCCGATGACGGCGACGATACTGTTGTTGTCCAAAGCTGCCATATCAGTGTCCCTTGAATTGCGGTGTGCGCTTTTCCATGAAGGCGGCCACGCCTTCGCGGTAATCGTCGCTGTTACCGAGATCGCTCATCATGCGCGCTTCCAGCGCAAGCTGCTGCGGCAGGGTATTGGCGCCACTGAGAGCCAGCGCCTGCTTGGTGTACGCCAGGCCCTTGGTCGGT
This window of the Janthinobacterium agaricidamnosum genome carries:
- the paaI gene encoding hydroxyphenylacetyl-CoA thioesterase PaaI; its protein translation is MHKEDHIHAAQALAEAAAASMLSRDNATAAMGIALADVGPGHARMTMTVRADMLNGHQTCHGGFIFALADSAFAFACNSYNMNTVGAGCTIDYLAPGREGDVLTAHAVEQALAGKSGVYDVKVSNQEGRAVALFRGKSIRVAGEVIQEQA
- the paaH gene encoding 3-hydroxyacyl-CoA dehydrogenase PaaH, with product MAALDNNSIVAVIGSGAMGAGIAQVAAAAGYTVKLYDTRAEAVSKALLDIGKMYAKLAEKGRMTLDEATAATARLQAAGSLADVSDCALVVEAIVENLDVKRGLFAELEALVSDDCILATNTSSISVTAIAAKLRRPERLVGMHFFNPVPLMALVEVISGLATSEQVAATVYDTSIAWGKKPVHAKSTPGFIVNRVARPFYAEGWRLLNEQAGDAATIDAVLREAGGFRMGPFELMDLIGHDVNFSVTQSVFGAYFNDPRFTPSVLQQEMVNAGFLGRKSGRGFYPYGEGAPAPVAQAEGAQPKPEFVALSAAIGGDGRGHSGIIRSLVQRLEQAGITVSRRVTQEGQAHDEAPALHCHGAAIYLTDGRSATQRAHDNQHPDTVLFDLALDYASAKRIAVARADQCSDDAYAAVVGLFQAAGFTVTRLDDVPGLAVMRTVAMLANEAADAVNQGVCTADAVDIAMQKGVNYPRGPLAWADAVGVQQIVTVLHHLAQGYGEDRYRVSPLLRRKLANGAPFHA
- the paaK gene encoding phenylacetate--CoA ligase PaaK yields the protein MVQRTPSPNDLEPIERASKDELQALQLERMKWTLKHAYDNVPHYRAAFDAAGVHPDDLKSLADLAKFPFTDKKVLRDNYPFGLFAVPREQVVRIHASSGTTGKATVVGYTQNDIDTWANVVARSIRAGGGRAGDMVHISYGYGLFTGGLGAHYGAERLGCTVIPMSGGQTEKQVQLIQDFKPSIIMVTPSYMLNIIEEFTRQGLDPAESSLKVGIFGAEPWTDAMRSEIEARAGIDAVDIYGLSEVMGPGVASECIESKDGPVIWEDHFYPEIIDPETGEVLPDGEEGELVFTSLSKEALPIIRYRTRDLTRLLPPTSRAMRRIGKITGRSDDMLIIRGVNVFPTQIEELILKMPKLAPQYQLVVTRDGHLDKLEVIAELRIDLTATLSASETDALARELEHRIKTHVGVSTRVRLVAAAGIERTLTGKARRVVDQRPKIFS